The Deinococcus sonorensis KR-87 genome includes a window with the following:
- the prfA gene encoding peptide chain release factor 1 has translation MVSGRIEELEREYAAVERSLGDPAVLSHNAEYLRLTKRHRELTPLITLWRQYRQQQQQAEEARSLLADPDLGPLAQLELDSAEQQLGQLETELEVLLLPQDPHDGADVILEIRAGAGGDEAGLFAADLLRMYSRYGERSGLKITVLDASESDLGGYSRLVAEVTGDAPYRQLKWERGVHRVQRVPATETQGRIHTSTVTVAVLPEVEQTEVELDLSEVRIDVFRSQGAGGQGVNTTDSAVRATYRAGTPDEIMVVCQDGRSQIKNKEKALNILRARLAERQRELQAASEREARSAQVGSGDRSEKIRTYNYPQNRVTDHRLSGDDKNFPLDSVVDGHLGPVIEALARMEREQQLAEMTEHAQA, from the coding sequence GTGGTAAGCGGGCGCATTGAAGAGCTGGAACGCGAGTACGCGGCGGTGGAGCGGAGCCTGGGCGACCCGGCCGTGCTGAGCCACAACGCCGAGTACCTGCGCCTGACGAAACGGCACCGCGAGCTGACGCCGCTGATCACGCTGTGGCGGCAGTACCGGCAGCAGCAGCAGCAGGCCGAGGAGGCGCGCAGCTTGCTCGCTGACCCGGACCTGGGACCATTAGCTCAGCTGGAACTGGACAGCGCCGAGCAGCAGCTCGGGCAGCTGGAAACCGAGCTGGAGGTGCTGCTGCTTCCACAGGACCCGCACGACGGCGCGGACGTGATCCTGGAGATCCGGGCCGGGGCCGGCGGCGACGAGGCCGGCCTGTTCGCCGCCGACCTGCTGCGGATGTACAGCCGGTACGGCGAGCGCTCGGGCCTGAAGATCACGGTGCTGGACGCCTCCGAATCGGACCTGGGCGGGTACTCACGGCTGGTGGCCGAGGTGACCGGCGACGCGCCCTACCGGCAGCTGAAGTGGGAGCGCGGGGTGCACCGGGTCCAGCGCGTGCCCGCCACCGAAACGCAGGGCCGCATCCACACCAGCACCGTGACGGTGGCGGTGCTGCCGGAGGTGGAGCAGACCGAGGTGGAACTGGACCTCTCGGAGGTGCGGATCGACGTGTTCCGCTCGCAGGGCGCGGGCGGGCAGGGCGTCAACACCACCGACAGCGCGGTGCGCGCCACCTACCGGGCCGGCACGCCGGACGAGATCATGGTGGTGTGCCAGGACGGCCGCTCTCAGATCAAGAACAAGGAAAAGGCGCTGAACATTCTGCGGGCGCGGCTGGCGGAGCGTCAGCGTGAACTGCAGGCGGCCAGCGAGCGGGAAGCGCGCAGCGCCCAGGTGGGCAGCGGCGACCGCAGCGAGAAGATCCGCACCTACAACTACCCGCAGAACCGCGTCACCGACCACCGGCTGAGCGGCGACGACAAGAACTTTCCGCTGGACAGCGTGGTGGACGGCCATCTGGGTCCGGTCATCGAGGCGTTGGCCCGCATGGAACGCGAGCAGCAGCTTGCAGAGATGACCGAGCATGCCCAGGCGTGA
- a CDS encoding NUDIX hydrolase, producing the protein MPRRDLLVTAAILRDRQGRVLLVGNDWQGLGRVRYTLPGGVVESGEVAPEGLYREILEETGLKLTGIKHLAYMTHIEDERRGERAIAMVFEATWEGLLNPADPDGFIVSAGFFSPEEAVQKLESPPMREPLSDYLKTGQPGRFYAFKGWDGKGGLRIPALKKD; encoded by the coding sequence ATGCCCAGGCGTGACCTGCTGGTCACCGCCGCCATCTTGCGAGACCGTCAGGGCCGCGTGCTGCTGGTGGGCAACGACTGGCAGGGCCTGGGGCGGGTGCGCTACACCCTGCCGGGCGGCGTGGTCGAGTCGGGCGAGGTGGCCCCAGAAGGGCTCTACCGCGAGATCCTGGAGGAGACCGGGCTGAAGCTGACCGGCATCAAGCACCTCGCCTACATGACCCACATTGAGGACGAACGCCGGGGCGAGCGGGCCATCGCCATGGTCTTCGAGGCCACCTGGGAGGGGCTGCTCAATCCGGCGGACCCGGACGGCTTCATCGTGTCGGCCGGCTTCTTCAGCCCGGAGGAGGCGGTGCAGAAGCTGGAGAGCCCCCCGATGCGTGAACCGCTGAGCGACTACCTGAAGACCGGCCAGCCGGGCCGCTTCTACGCCTTCAAGGGCTGGGACGGCAAGGGGGGTCTGAGGATTCCGGCGCTCAAGAAGGACTGA
- a CDS encoding serine hydrolase domain-containing protein produces MTLEDQLRTGGASGATWAWRQGGHAASGGLGTLRDEPAAIFPIYSITKTLIAAAVLQRVAEGVLQLDAPLLDQLQLNGTPGWLSWRPFTLREVLNHTAGLPDYGGLPAYHEAVRLQPGEPWSAEELLERVAPLPRPVGFAYSNIGYLLLRLLLEQLENQPLHRVLQRRLFEPLQLTHTRVAGTAADLAGLTPGHGRIWSAPHATAGLHGYHPGWVAHGLALSTAPELARLVEGVFSGPLVPAHLRAALQTAVPVHVSHPVFTSPGYGLGVMLDTASGLAGHGGGGPGYGAGALWQPLAADAGITAVALVNHDGSEAGLLLAHALIRQFTALAAPATDGRR; encoded by the coding sequence GTGACGCTGGAAGATCAGCTGCGGACGGGTGGGGCCAGCGGCGCCACCTGGGCCTGGCGGCAGGGCGGCCACGCCGCCTCCGGTGGACTGGGCACCCTGCGCGACGAACCGGCGGCCATCTTTCCCATCTACAGCATCACCAAGACGCTGATTGCGGCGGCGGTGCTCCAGCGGGTGGCGGAAGGAGTGCTCCAGCTGGACGCCCCGCTGCTCGACCAGCTTCAGCTGAACGGGACGCCCGGCTGGCTGTCCTGGCGGCCCTTCACGCTGCGCGAGGTGCTGAACCACACCGCTGGTCTGCCGGACTACGGCGGGCTGCCGGCCTACCACGAGGCCGTGCGCCTTCAGCCGGGTGAGCCCTGGAGCGCTGAGGAGCTGCTGGAGCGGGTGGCCCCCCTCCCCCGGCCGGTGGGCTTCGCCTATTCGAACATCGGGTACCTGCTGCTGCGGCTTCTGCTGGAACAGCTGGAGAACCAGCCGCTGCACCGGGTCCTGCAGCGCCGGCTGTTCGAGCCGCTGCAACTGACCCACACCCGCGTGGCGGGCACCGCCGCCGACCTGGCCGGGCTCACGCCCGGTCACGGCCGCATCTGGTCCGCGCCCCACGCCACCGCCGGATTGCACGGTTACCATCCCGGCTGGGTGGCCCACGGTCTGGCGCTCTCCACCGCTCCAGAGCTGGCCCGGCTGGTGGAGGGCGTGTTCAGCGGCCCACTGGTGCCGGCCCACCTGCGCGCCGCCCTGCAGACGGCGGTCCCGGTGCACGTCAGCCACCCGGTCTTCACCTCGCCCGGGTATGGCCTGGGCGTCATGCTGGACACCGCCAGCGGGCTGGCCGGACATGGCGGCGGTGGCCCCGGCTACGGGGCCGGCGCGCTGTGGCAGCCGCTCGCCGCCGACGCGGGCATCACGGCGGTGGCGCTGGTCAACCACGACGGCTCCGAAGCGGGCCTGCTGCTGGCCCACGCCCTGATCCGTCAGTTCACGGCATTAGCCGCGCCCGCCACGGATGGTCGGCGCTGA
- a CDS encoding nucleotidyltransferase domain-containing protein produces the protein MDAQEQLYEALGDYRAGGRAQGIFETHWGGPGTVPALQDLGPPELLLDVLPFPPTPDQRSAIEGLGYWAVPCEFPEGLAYQHPDWPHRLLLLSHRQGHVHDQMLLWDWLGTDPQAQARYREQWARAGRVAADAALLPEAREAHAQATGFAPLQEVAGLLSPLDLPWMFAAGWAIDLLLGTPGRPHEDIDIIVPRAAQAEVQALLQAAGLHAQAVRDGGYSPWTGPLELPDHQVHVHRSGAPMLDLMLTDLSGGQWHYRRDPTITLPLAQARRVTAGGLPYLAPEAALLFKSATSDQAPRPKDQADFERARPMLDAAQRQWLADRLSADHPWRARLMP, from the coding sequence ATGGACGCACAGGAACAGCTGTACGAGGCGCTGGGAGATTACCGGGCCGGTGGCCGGGCGCAGGGCATCTTTGAGACGCACTGGGGTGGGCCGGGGACGGTGCCTGCGCTGCAGGACCTGGGACCGCCGGAGCTGCTGCTGGACGTGCTGCCGTTTCCGCCTACACCGGACCAGCGCTCGGCCATCGAAGGGCTCGGCTACTGGGCCGTGCCGTGCGAATTCCCGGAGGGGCTGGCGTATCAGCATCCGGACTGGCCCCATCGGCTGCTGCTGCTGTCGCACCGGCAGGGCCACGTCCACGATCAGATGCTGCTGTGGGACTGGCTCGGCACCGACCCGCAGGCACAGGCCCGGTACCGGGAACAGTGGGCCCGGGCTGGCCGGGTCGCCGCCGACGCGGCGCTGTTGCCGGAAGCCCGGGAGGCGCATGCCCAGGCCACCGGCTTCGCGCCGCTTCAGGAGGTGGCCGGGCTGCTCTCTCCGCTGGACCTGCCATGGATGTTCGCGGCGGGCTGGGCCATTGACCTGCTGCTCGGCACGCCGGGCCGCCCGCACGAGGACATCGACATCATTGTGCCGAGGGCAGCGCAGGCGGAGGTGCAGGCCCTGCTGCAGGCCGCTGGCCTGCACGCTCAGGCGGTGCGCGATGGGGGGTACAGTCCCTGGACCGGGCCGCTGGAACTGCCGGACCATCAGGTTCACGTTCACCGGTCCGGGGCTCCAATGCTGGACCTGATGCTCACCGACCTCTCCGGCGGGCAGTGGCACTACCGCCGCGATCCCACCATCACCCTGCCGCTGGCCCAGGCGCGGCGCGTCACCGCCGGAGGCCTGCCCTACCTGGCCCCGGAGGCGGCGCTGCTGTTCAAGAGTGCGACCAGTGATCAGGCGCCGCGTCCCAAGGATCAGGCCGACTTCGAGCGGGCGCGGCCGATGCTGGATGCGGCCCAGCGTCAGTGGCTCGCCGACCGGCTCAGCGCCGACCATCCGTGGCGGGCGCGGCTAATGCCGTGA
- a CDS encoding RNB domain-containing ribonuclease, translated as MTSSLPDLSPAQRSEVELLARGKQDKSRTLRDLKLPETPQSAHALLLRLGLWTEQNVPFPDRAGVALASPELPVPAWPDEPRLDLTHLTALAIDDDGNRDPDDALSLEVLPDGLRRLWIHVADVAALVPPDSELDLEARRRGATLYLPDHTSGMLPDALVEQVGLGLHPQSPALSISIDFGSDGQAESVDVQLTRLQVTRLSYREAQERLDAGDPLLGGLHQLAQASRALRQAEGALSIDLPEVLVKVQAGEVSIRPLPRYDSRFVVQECMTLAGWAAAIYADDLEIALPFATQDPPHRDSPPGDSLPAQWARRKTLSRTRFQPLLGPHSGMGLDAYAQCTSPIRRYLDLVVHQQLRAALKEEEGLSGREIAARVAEATMNAGAVRSAEREARRHWTLVQLQRHPEQTYPAVVVDRRGPQATLLLPDLALDAPLTTPAPLGSELTVQLASVDLPAQTVRFRQVGPG; from the coding sequence ATGACCTCCTCCCTCCCCGACCTCAGTCCTGCCCAGCGCAGCGAGGTGGAACTGCTCGCGCGCGGCAAGCAGGACAAATCGCGCACCCTGCGGGACCTGAAGCTGCCCGAAACACCCCAGAGCGCCCACGCGCTGCTGCTGCGCCTGGGCCTGTGGACCGAACAGAACGTGCCGTTCCCGGACCGGGCCGGGGTGGCGCTGGCCAGCCCGGAGCTGCCGGTTCCCGCATGGCCGGATGAGCCGCGCCTGGACCTGACGCACCTGACCGCCCTGGCCATTGACGACGACGGCAACCGCGACCCGGACGACGCCCTGAGCCTGGAAGTGCTGCCGGACGGCCTGCGGCGGCTGTGGATCCATGTGGCCGACGTGGCGGCGCTGGTGCCGCCCGACAGCGAACTGGACCTGGAAGCGCGGCGGCGTGGGGCTACCCTCTACCTGCCGGACCACACCTCCGGCATGCTGCCGGACGCCCTGGTGGAGCAGGTGGGACTGGGGCTGCACCCGCAGAGTCCGGCGCTGTCCATCAGCATCGACTTCGGCAGCGACGGGCAGGCCGAGAGCGTGGACGTGCAGCTGACCCGGCTGCAGGTCACGCGGCTCAGCTACCGGGAAGCCCAGGAGCGGCTGGATGCCGGCGACCCGCTGCTCGGCGGCCTGCATCAGCTGGCCCAGGCGAGCCGGGCGCTGCGGCAGGCCGAGGGCGCCCTCAGCATCGACCTGCCGGAGGTGCTGGTGAAGGTGCAGGCGGGCGAGGTGAGTATCCGGCCCCTGCCGCGCTACGACTCCCGCTTCGTGGTGCAGGAGTGCATGACGCTGGCCGGCTGGGCCGCCGCCATCTACGCCGACGACCTGGAGATCGCGCTGCCGTTCGCCACCCAGGACCCGCCGCACCGCGACTCCCCACCCGGCGACAGCCTGCCGGCGCAATGGGCGCGGCGCAAGACGCTGTCCCGCACCCGCTTCCAGCCGCTGCTGGGGCCGCACAGCGGCATGGGCCTGGACGCCTACGCCCAGTGCACCAGCCCGATCCGGCGCTACCTGGACCTGGTGGTGCATCAGCAGCTGAGGGCGGCGCTGAAGGAGGAAGAGGGGCTGAGCGGCCGCGAGATTGCGGCGCGGGTGGCCGAGGCGACCATGAACGCGGGCGCGGTCCGCAGCGCCGAGCGCGAGGCCCGGCGGCACTGGACCCTGGTGCAGCTACAGCGCCACCCGGAGCAGACCTACCCGGCAGTGGTGGTGGACCGGCGCGGCCCGCAGGCCACCCTGCTGCTGCCGGACTTGGCGCTGGACGCCCCGCTCACCACGCCGGCCCCGCTGGGCAGCGAGCTGACGGTACAGCTAGCCAGCGTGGACCTGCCCGCCCAGACGGTGCGCTTCCGGCAGGTGGGGCCGGGCTGA
- a CDS encoding sensor histidine kinase, with protein MRLQDLSLRLKLTVGYALIFSLSVLLGAGLVYLVARYSLTQTLDVSLSETAALARAGLQTGPNGQQQFASELQLPRELHIELISSAGTVQRRLGVPDPVLDQVPLRPGTLTLYHRRVLSVPLPQGQWLRVSRPSDTTAVLLETLGKVLLAGSVLMIAVACAAGYALADRALRPVDAVAQTARRITRRGSYHERVPAAGGQDEMARLTRTVNEMLDHLEATIEREKAFARTAAHELRTPLTAIQGRLELALERPREAADYRRHLEIMQGRVVELMSLAQGLLTLAETDRAVDLEPTDLQQQARTVVDELRLRAAALGREVQLDVDSSVVPVWAEALGVRQIIRNLLENALKYGGPQLGVQLGPQRLTVWDSGHGPDPQEWARLTRPFERGSGLQSVSGNGLGLPLVVALAERWDATVLPEYAPERFGVTVSWAPDA; from the coding sequence GTGAGGCTGCAGGACCTCAGCCTGCGCCTCAAGCTCACGGTCGGCTACGCGCTGATCTTCAGCCTGAGCGTGCTGCTGGGGGCGGGGCTGGTGTATCTGGTGGCGCGCTACTCGCTCACCCAGACGCTGGACGTCAGCCTCAGCGAGACGGCGGCCCTGGCCCGGGCCGGGTTACAGACTGGCCCGAACGGGCAGCAGCAGTTTGCCAGCGAACTGCAGCTGCCGCGGGAACTGCACATCGAGCTGATCAGCAGCGCCGGCACCGTGCAGCGGCGGCTGGGCGTGCCGGACCCGGTGCTGGATCAGGTGCCGCTGCGCCCCGGCACCCTGACGCTGTATCACCGCCGGGTGCTGAGCGTGCCGCTGCCGCAGGGTCAGTGGCTGCGCGTCTCGCGGCCCAGCGATACCACGGCGGTGCTGCTGGAGACGCTGGGCAAGGTGCTGCTGGCCGGCAGTGTGCTGATGATCGCGGTGGCGTGCGCGGCCGGCTACGCGCTGGCGGACCGGGCGCTGCGCCCGGTGGACGCGGTGGCGCAGACCGCCCGCCGCATTACCCGGCGCGGCAGCTACCACGAGCGGGTGCCGGCGGCGGGCGGCCAGGACGAGATGGCGCGGCTGACCCGCACCGTGAACGAGATGCTGGACCATCTGGAGGCCACCATCGAGCGTGAGAAGGCCTTTGCCCGCACGGCGGCCCACGAGCTGCGCACCCCGCTGACCGCCATCCAGGGCCGCCTGGAACTGGCGCTGGAGCGGCCCCGCGAGGCGGCCGACTATCGCCGGCACCTGGAGATCATGCAGGGGCGGGTGGTGGAGCTGATGTCGCTGGCGCAGGGGCTGCTCACGCTGGCCGAAACCGACCGGGCGGTAGACCTGGAACCCACCGACCTGCAGCAGCAGGCGCGCACGGTGGTGGACGAGCTGCGGCTGCGCGCCGCGGCGCTGGGCCGCGAGGTGCAGCTGGACGTGGACTCCAGCGTGGTTCCAGTCTGGGCCGAGGCGCTGGGGGTGCGTCAGATCATCCGCAACCTGCTGGAGAACGCGCTCAAGTACGGTGGCCCGCAGCTGGGCGTGCAGCTGGGCCCGCAGCGCCTGACCGTCTGGGACAGCGGCCACGGCCCGGACCCGCAGGAGTGGGCCCGCCTGACCCGCCCCTTCGAGCGCGGGTCCGGCCTGCAGAGCGTGAGCGGCAACGGTCTGGGGCTACCGTTGGTGGTGGCGCTGGCCGAGCGCTGGGACGCCACGGTGCTGCCCGAGTACGCGCCCGAGCGCTTCGGCGTCACGGTGAGCTGGGCACCGGACGCCTGA